The genome window GCGCGATCGACATCGAGGTACGGGCGCTCATCGAGCGCGCGCACGACGAGGCGCGCGACATCCTGGTCGAGTACCGCGACGTGCTGGACGCCCTCGTGCTCGAGCTGCTGGAGAAGGAGACCCTGAACCAGGAGCAGCTCGCGACGATCTTCGAGCCCATCACCAAGCGTCCCCCGCGCGAGGTCTGGGTCTCGGGCGACGAGCGCACCACCGACCGCGGTCCCGTCATGACCCCGGCGGAGCAGGCCGCGCTCAACGGCCACCCGGTCATCCCGCAGGACGAGGCGGCCGCGGCCCACACGGAGCGTCCCCCGACCGCCGTGGTGGAGCTGCCGCCGAGCGGCACGCCCGACGCTGACGGGCCGCGCTGACGTGACGGACGCGACGGTCCCCGCGGCCGACGGTGCGCGCTCGGTCATCTCCCCGACCCGTGTCGGCGGCGGCCGCGCCGTCGGGCCGTACGACGAGGAGCGCGCCGCGCGGGCCGTGCGCGAGCTGCTGCTCGCCGTCGGCGAGGACCCGGACCGTGAGGGTCTGCGCGAGACACCGGCGCGCGTCGCCCGGGCGTACCGCGAGATCTTCGCGGGGCTCACGATGGACGCGCGCGACGTCCTCACGACGACCTTCGACCTCGGGCACGAGGAGATGGTCCTGGTGCGTGACATCGAGGTGTACTCGACGTGCGAGCACCACCTGGTGCCGTTCCACGGCGTCGCGCACGTCGGCTACATCCCCGGCGCGAACGGTCGCATCACGGGCCTGTCGAAGCTCGCGCGGCTGG of Cellulomonas dongxiuzhuiae contains these proteins:
- the folE gene encoding GTP cyclohydrolase I FolE — translated: MSPTRVGGGRAVGPYDEERAARAVRELLLAVGEDPDREGLRETPARVARAYREIFAGLTMDARDVLTTTFDLGHEEMVLVRDIEVYSTCEHHLVPFHGVAHVGYIPGANGRITGLSKLARLVDVYARRPQVQERLTSQIADALVDVLDPRGVLVVVECEHLCMSMRGVRKPGSRTVTSAVRGQMRDVATRAEAMSLVTGR